Proteins from one Mycteria americana isolate JAX WOST 10 ecotype Jacksonville Zoo and Gardens chromosome 1, USCA_MyAme_1.0, whole genome shotgun sequence genomic window:
- the SLC35A5 gene encoding UDP-sugar transporter protein SLC35A5 isoform X2, with protein sequence MAVLFSNFVIITTALLFRIVLKRKLSWVQWASLVILFLSIVALTLGTGGHQQSLAAHGFHHNMFFSPSNHCLLYAGPEEACMEKGNCVAPSFLPSFQWNVTSTMAGALKPLRLSLGHLLILVQCFISALANIYNEKILKDGDQLAESIFTQNSKLYAFGVLFNGLMLGLRAKDRRQIENCGFFYGHNIFSVALIFVTAFLGLSVAFILKFRDNMFHVMTAQITTVIITTVSFVIFDFRPSVEFFLEAPVVLLSIFIYNASKPRGLEYATLRERGKLVKGDAWERSSGDGEEFERLNKPSSDIDTDEDSL encoded by the exons ATGGCTGTACTCTTCTCAAATTTTGTCATTATAACAACAGCTCTTCTCTTCAGGATAGTGCTGAA GCGAAAGCTCTCTTGGGTACAATGGGCATCTCTGGTGATTTTATTCCTGTCCATCGTTGCCCTGACTCTAGGAACTGGAGGCCATCAGCAAAGCTTGGCTGCACACGGATTCCATCACAATATGTTTTTTAGTCCATCTAACCACTGCCTTCTCTATGCTGGACCTGAGGAAGCATGCATGGAAAAAGGCAATTGCGTAGCACCAAGTTTCCTTCCCAGCTTCCAGTGGAATGTCACCAGTACCATGGCAGGAGCACTGAAACCTCTCCGCCTCAGCCTGGGCCATCTGCTTATTCTAGTGCAGTGTTTCATTTCTGCCCTGGCTAACATCTACAACGAAAAGATCTTGAAAGATGGGGATCAGCTTGCTGAAAGCATCTTCACGCAGAACAGCAAACTCTATGCCTTTGGGGTGCTGTTCAATGGGCTTATGCTGGGACTGCGGGCTAAGGACCGGAGGCAGATAGAGAATTGTGGCTTCTTTTATGGGCACAACATCTTCTCGGTGGCTCTCATATTTGTCACAGCTTTCCTGGGGCTGTCTGTAGCCTTCATCTTGAAGTTCCGAGACAATATGTTCCATGTTATGACTGCTCAGATCACCACTGTCATCATCACCACCGTCTCTTTCGTCATCTTTGACTTCAGGCCTTCTGTAGAGTTCTTTTTGGAAGCTCCTGTAGTGCTTCTCTCCATATTCATCTATAATGCCAGTAAACCAAGAGGCCTGGAATATGCCACTCTGCGGGAAAGGGGCAAACTTGTCAAAGGAGATGCATGGGAGAGGTCAAGTGGG GatggagaagaatttgagagattGAACAAACCAAGCAGTGACATCGATACAGATGAAGATTCCCTTTAG
- the SLC35A5 gene encoding UDP-sugar transporter protein SLC35A5 isoform X1, whose product MKTKCCSRFVFCSKTTIYTFLLGGVFIALGSSRILLMKYSANEDNKYDYLPTTVNICSEVVKLVLCMVLALWVKKKEGCLDHPFECLSWKNFCNSMKWSIPAFLYFLDNLIVFYVLSYLQPAMAVLFSNFVIITTALLFRIVLKRKLSWVQWASLVILFLSIVALTLGTGGHQQSLAAHGFHHNMFFSPSNHCLLYAGPEEACMEKGNCVAPSFLPSFQWNVTSTMAGALKPLRLSLGHLLILVQCFISALANIYNEKILKDGDQLAESIFTQNSKLYAFGVLFNGLMLGLRAKDRRQIENCGFFYGHNIFSVALIFVTAFLGLSVAFILKFRDNMFHVMTAQITTVIITTVSFVIFDFRPSVEFFLEAPVVLLSIFIYNASKPRGLEYATLRERGKLVKGDAWERSSGDGEEFERLNKPSSDIDTDEDSL is encoded by the exons ATGAAGACCAAGTGCTGTAGTCGATTTGTGTTTTGCTCAAAGACAACCATCTATACCTTTCTGCTTGGAGGAGTGTTTATTGCGTTGGGCTCAAGTCGAATCCTCCTGATGAAGTATTCTGCCAATGAAG ATAACAAATATGATTACCTTCCTACGACAGTGAACATATGTTCTGAAGTAGTAAAACTGGTCCTGTGTATGGTATTGGCACTATGGGTTAAGAAAAAAG agggTTGTTTGGATCATCCCTTTGAATGTCTTTCCTGGAAGAATTTTTGTAATTCAATGAAATGGTCAATTCCTGCCTTTCTTTACTTTTTGGATAACTTGATTGTCTTCTACGTACTGTCCTACCTCCAGCCC GCAATGGCTGTACTCTTCTCAAATTTTGTCATTATAACAACAGCTCTTCTCTTCAGGATAGTGCTGAA GCGAAAGCTCTCTTGGGTACAATGGGCATCTCTGGTGATTTTATTCCTGTCCATCGTTGCCCTGACTCTAGGAACTGGAGGCCATCAGCAAAGCTTGGCTGCACACGGATTCCATCACAATATGTTTTTTAGTCCATCTAACCACTGCCTTCTCTATGCTGGACCTGAGGAAGCATGCATGGAAAAAGGCAATTGCGTAGCACCAAGTTTCCTTCCCAGCTTCCAGTGGAATGTCACCAGTACCATGGCAGGAGCACTGAAACCTCTCCGCCTCAGCCTGGGCCATCTGCTTATTCTAGTGCAGTGTTTCATTTCTGCCCTGGCTAACATCTACAACGAAAAGATCTTGAAAGATGGGGATCAGCTTGCTGAAAGCATCTTCACGCAGAACAGCAAACTCTATGCCTTTGGGGTGCTGTTCAATGGGCTTATGCTGGGACTGCGGGCTAAGGACCGGAGGCAGATAGAGAATTGTGGCTTCTTTTATGGGCACAACATCTTCTCGGTGGCTCTCATATTTGTCACAGCTTTCCTGGGGCTGTCTGTAGCCTTCATCTTGAAGTTCCGAGACAATATGTTCCATGTTATGACTGCTCAGATCACCACTGTCATCATCACCACCGTCTCTTTCGTCATCTTTGACTTCAGGCCTTCTGTAGAGTTCTTTTTGGAAGCTCCTGTAGTGCTTCTCTCCATATTCATCTATAATGCCAGTAAACCAAGAGGCCTGGAATATGCCACTCTGCGGGAAAGGGGCAAACTTGTCAAAGGAGATGCATGGGAGAGGTCAAGTGGG GatggagaagaatttgagagattGAACAAACCAAGCAGTGACATCGATACAGATGAAGATTCCCTTTAG